A genomic window from Mobula hypostoma chromosome X1, sMobHyp1.1, whole genome shotgun sequence includes:
- the LOC134340347 gene encoding ankyrin repeat domain-containing protein 33B-like, with protein sequence MAKSGDSAHRKTEDFISAAPCYRHPIQQDPNEGYSGKLEGLNSIKCSPPETEQNGEWQQNKVPTVYKACAQRNVWEMLTTRVEEEEEISEADVIERNEVMIGCCWGFLGKVDPLSGCSRLDINHQDQDGNTALITAARAGADVQANDPHRGRTTQGWALPAGRFEDSLQTKQPLGRTYARQVEVGYAPEWSDHKELSVKGKTSEFQSEKITNQLKSMLRIKFPFNPEKGGVLDYAVKVTTNLFVATTCMNNCPTSSPVVGTHQDAVTKIRKCFSLTQVPETLQQSKHVKEPAGDITPSIYPEKRNGARPKQRSQPISSKAAGAHPIDFPSLSLPNRNCAVPTSCIPQIELIKASPPTYEREDKRLSKNKNLLTLPKWKYQQMREDRKAAKALKNQLMEKNKRAQKYSTVS encoded by the exons ATGGCAAAGAGTGGGGATTCTGCTCACAGGAAGACAGAGGACTTCATCTCAGCTGCACCCTGCTATCGTCATCCCATTCAGCAAGACCCCAATGAGGGCTACAGTGGCAAATTGGAGGGTCTCAACAGTATTAAGTGTTCCCCTCCTGAAACTGAACAAAACGGTGAATGGCAACAAAACAAAGTTCCAACAGTGTACAAAGCCTGTGCTCAGAGAAATGTCTGGGAAATGCTAACGACCAGagtggaagaagaagaagaaattagTGAAGCGGATGTAATTGAAAGG AATGAAGTCATGATTGGCTGCTGCTGGGGCTTTCTGGGTAAAGTGGATCCGCTGTCTGGATGTTCTCGGCTGGACATCAATCACCAAGACCAGGATGGAAACACAGCCTTGATAACTGCAGCTCGGGCAG GGGCAGATGTGCAGGCCAATGACCCCCATCGAGGCAGAACCACACAAGGGTGGGCCCTGCCCGCTGGGAGGTTTGAAGATTCTCTCCAAACCAAGCAGCCGCTGGGGCGGACCTATGCCAGACAAGTTGAGGTTGGATATGCTCCAGAATGGTCAGATCACAAAGAACTGTCTGTGAAGGGAAAGACATCAGAATTTCAGTCAGAGAAAATTACCAATCAACTGAAATCCATGCTGAGAATAAAATTTCCATTCAATCCAGAAAAGGGTGGCGTGCTGGACTATGCAGTCAAGGTAACCACCAATCTATTCGTTGCCACCACCTGCATGAACAATTGTCCAACAAGCTCCCCAGTTGTTGGAACGCACCAAGATGCAGTGACCAAAATAAGGAAGTGTTTCTCTCTGACTCAGGTGCCTGAAACTCTTCAGCAAAGCAAACACGTGAAAGAGCCTGCTGGAGACATAACCCCTTCCATCTACCCTGAGAAGAGAAATGGAGCAAGGccaaagcagaggtcccagccgATCAGCTCTAAAGCTGCTGGAGCTCATCCGATTGACTTTCCCTCCCTGTCTTTACCCAACAGGAATTGTGCTGTGCCCACCAGCTGCATTCCCCAGATTGAGCTCATCAAGGCTTCACCCCCCACATATGAAAGAGAGGACAAGCGATTGTCAAAGAACAAGAATTTACTCACCCTTCCAAAATGGAAGTACCAGCAAATGAGGGAAGACAGAAAAGCAGCCAAGGCTCTGAAAAATCAACTGATGGAAAAGAATAAGAGAGCACAGAAGTACAGCACTGTGTCATAG